Genomic window (Chryseobacterium bernardetii):
ATCAGTTTAATGGTAGAACGGATTTCAACATTGGAAATAAACTGCTTGGCAGCATATTCTTTTCCTGATTTTGTTTTTACAGAAGCCAGGGTATTATTTTCATTAAAAATGAATTCGGAGACTTCTGAATGTTTATGCACTTCAGCTCCATACTGACGAAGTTTTCTAATCAACAGCTTTGATATCTGACTTCCGCCTTTTACACATTTATAAGCACTCTGTATGTAAGAGTTCACCGTTAAGGCATGCACATAGAAAGGAACATTCTCGGAATCTCCTGCGTACAGGAAATTCGAACCTAATAAAACTGCCTGAAGGGTTTTATTCTGAGTAACGGATTCAATAAACCTCCTGGTATTCAAATGCAGGATTTCTTCGTTGTAGCTCTCCTTGCCTACGACATGATACCTCGGAAACTGGCTGCACACATACTGAATTTCTTCACAGTAATTTTCAAGATTGTCTCTTTCTTCAGGAAAATAGGCAGATAACTGTTCTACAAAGTTTTCATAGCCCTGAGCGTGTGGATATTCAATATTTTCATCATCAAAGGAAATTCTGTCGTATCCGTCTTCATCCATCTTGTGAAGTTCCAGCTCATCCATAATCTCCAGATAAGAGAAAAAGCGGTTAAGGTTCTGGCCTTTTGAAAGCCCTCCCAAATAATGCACTCCGGTATCAAAAATGAGTTTATCTCTTGAAAAAGTCTGCAGATTTCCGCCATACTGGTTATTTTTCTCCAGTACACAAACCTTCAGGCCTTCTTTCGCTAAAACAAGAGCCGAGACAAGGCCTCCCAATCCGCTGCCGATTACAAGTATGTCATATTCTTTTTTCAAAGGAGAATGTGCTTTTTTAATTAAGAGATTGGGAATTTAAGAAATTTGGATATTATTTTGTGATTACTGTATGGTAAATCCTATTTGAGTAATATCTTTTTGAATTTCAGCTTCTCCGGATTCCTTAATGGTTTTGAGTTTTTATTAGCTTTTACGGAATAAAAATAGAAAAATTAATCAATATAATCCCAAAAATCAAAATAATTAAACCATTGAAGCGGATATTTTTTGATCATGGTTTCAAGATTCTGCACATAAGACTGTAAAAGTCCCTGAGAATCCCTGTTTTTAATATTCTGAGCTACTCTGGCATACAAATGATAATGAAGGTTTTTCTCCTTCATTACATAAACATATACCACAGGTACTCCTAAACGGGATGCAATAAGAAACGGGCCTGCCGGGAATTTTGCACTTTTCCCTAATAAATCAGCTTCCAGAAATTTCGAGCCTTCAAAATAGCGGTCCCCGGTAAAGCAAATAAGCTCGTTATTAGATAAAGCCTGATTGATCTCAAAGATATGCGACATATCTTCTTTCACATAAATGAATTTGATATTGCTCTTTTTTACAGAAACACTTTCCAGATATTCCTTGATGACGGTAACTTCCTGATCTGTAGTAACCAGATTGATCTGACAGTCGAAATCAATATCTGCAAAGAAATGTTCTGCCACTTCAAAGTTACCGATGTGGGCACTGATGAGAACACCTCCTTTCTTGGCTGCCAAAAGATTTCTCAGGTTTTCAATACCGTCAAATTCATAGGTATATTTTTCTCTCAATCCGGCGGAAATGGCGGTCTTATCGATCAGAACCTGCCCAAAAGTAAAATAACTTTTAAAAATAGAGCGCTTGGCCTTCCAATAACCGAGATTCAGTCTTTTATGGAAATAATATAGAATATACTGGTTGCTTTTTTTCTGAAACAAAACATAATAAGCTGCTACAAAGTACAATACAAAATATGAACATCTGATCCCGATATTTCTAATACACCAGACGAATATCCTGTACCCCAGTACCGTCCCTTTAGATTTACCTTTCCACTTGTTCATAAATGCAGTTTACCAGTATAAAAGTGTACCAATGTAACAATATCCGTGAGTATCCTCTTCTATTATTACATTGGTACATTGTAAGGAATATAGATTTACTTAATAACTATGCGTTTTTCTCAGCGATCTTATTTTCAATCGTTGTATAGAAATCATCAAATGTTACCATTTTCTTGAAGTCTGCTTCTCCTAATTTCACTCCGAAATTGGATTCTATAACTACGACCATGTCAATATAATCTAAGCTGTCCAGTCCCAGTGTATTTTTAAGGTTGGCATCATTACTGATTTCATCTCCGTCAACTTCAAATTCGTTAACCAGAAAATCATTAACAATAGCAACAATTTTTTCCCTTTCCATGTTTTTAATCAAATTTTTTAACTATTAGTGCAGAATTGGTTCCCCCGAACCCAAAAGAATTCGACAAAAATACATCAATTTTTTGATTTTTTGTTTCAAACACCAAATTTATCTTTTTAGCCTCATTATCAGGATTTTCCAGATTAATATTGGGGGCTATAAAATCATTCTGCATCATCAGAATAGAGTAAATAACTTCACTTGCACCGGCCATCCAGCACTCATGTCCAGTCATAGACTTCGTAGAACTTACCGGAACTTCACTCCCAAAAATCTCATAGATAGCCTTGGCTTCATTGGCATCTCCAATTGGAGTTGAAGTGGCGTGGGCATTGATATAATCGATATCTGAGGCTTTTAAACCAGATTGCTTCAGGGCTCTGTCCATTGCTAAAGCCGGTCCATCTACATTAGGAGTGGAAATATGCCCGCCGTTAGACGAGAAACCATATCCTATGATTTCAGCAATAATGTGGGCTCCTCTTCTTTGTGCAGATTCCAGACTTTCAACAATTAAAGAAGCGGCACCCCCACTCGGGATCAACCCGTCTCTATCAGCATCAAAAGGTCTTGATGCTTTTGTAGGTTCATCTTCCCTTGCTGAAAAAACGCCTAACCCGTCAAAGCTGGCCATAGAGTATTTATTGGTTTCCTGAGCGCCGCCGCAGATAATCATATCCTGAAATCCGTTCTTAATCATCATATAAGCAAGCCCCAGAGAGTGCGAACCACTTGCGCAGGCAGCACTTATAGTAAGGTTGATCCCTTTCAGTTTAAAGATGGTAGAAAGGTTCATCGTTACTGTTGAATTCATTGATTTAAAGATTGCTCCTGATCCCATCAATGTAGTATCTTTCTTTTCCCTTGCAATGTCAATAGATTCTACTACTGCCTGGGAAACACTGTCGTTTCCATATAAAATCCCAACTTCATGGGTATCTAAAAAGGTTTCATCCAGATTAGCCTGTTTCAGAGCATCAATGGTAGCAAGATAAGCATACTCACTTTCTTCGCCCATACTTACACGCTGGCGTCTGTTCAAAAGGTTTTTTAAATCAGGTTTCGGAACTGTTCCCGTAAGTCCTGATCTGAAACCGAATGCTTTTCTATCCTGATCTAAGACAATGCCGGATTTTCCTTGATATAGGGATTCCCTGACCTCTTCTAAAGACGTCCCGATGCAGGAATAAATTCCCATTCCGGTAATTACAACCCTATTTTCCATGTGTTCATATTGAATTTAACAATGTATCAGTCTGGCAATGTAACAATATTTTACTGAAATTGGTACGCTGGTACATTGGTATATTGTTAGATTATTTATGAGTAAATTCCACCGTTGATATTAATGACTTCTCCTGTAATGTATGAAGACTTTCTGGAAGCCAGAAACGCTACAAGGTCTGCCACTTCCTCTGCTTCCCCGAATCTGTTGGCTGGAATCATTGCCTTCAGTTCATCTTCATTGAATTCCTGTGTCATATCGGTTTTAATAAACCCTGGAGCCACTGCATT
Coding sequences:
- a CDS encoding phytoene desaturase family protein, giving the protein MKKEYDILVIGSGLGGLVSALVLAKEGLKVCVLEKNNQYGGNLQTFSRDKLIFDTGVHYLGGLSKGQNLNRFFSYLEIMDELELHKMDEDGYDRISFDDENIEYPHAQGYENFVEQLSAYFPEERDNLENYCEEIQYVCSQFPRYHVVGKESYNEEILHLNTRRFIESVTQNKTLQAVLLGSNFLYAGDSENVPFYVHALTVNSYIQSAYKCVKGGSQISKLLIRKLRQYGAEVHKHSEVSEFIFNENNTLASVKTKSGKEYAAKQFISNVEIRSTIKLIGEDRLKKSFLNRVLSWKPVSSCFSVYIVLKPNCLPNFNYNIYHYSSEDQVWNAYRYKKEAWPETYMLSSMPSKHHPEFAESFTAISYMDFDEVKQWENTVNTVADEHERGVQYEKFKMEKTEKMIDALEKRIPGLKHAIKRIYTSSPLSYRDYIGSFEGNMYGYMKNSDNPLKTMVSPRTKIDNLFLTGQSVNMHGILGVTIGAFNTCAEILGKETIDSRLDSMT
- a CDS encoding LpxL/LpxP family acyltransferase, giving the protein MNKWKGKSKGTVLGYRIFVWCIRNIGIRCSYFVLYFVAAYYVLFQKKSNQYILYYFHKRLNLGYWKAKRSIFKSYFTFGQVLIDKTAISAGLREKYTYEFDGIENLRNLLAAKKGGVLISAHIGNFEVAEHFFADIDFDCQINLVTTDQEVTVIKEYLESVSVKKSNIKFIYVKEDMSHIFEINQALSNNELICFTGDRYFEGSKFLEADLLGKSAKFPAGPFLIASRLGVPVVYVYVMKEKNLHYHLYARVAQNIKNRDSQGLLQSYVQNLETMIKKYPLQWFNYFDFWDYID
- a CDS encoding acyl carrier protein codes for the protein MEREKIVAIVNDFLVNEFEVDGDEISNDANLKNTLGLDSLDYIDMVVVIESNFGVKLGEADFKKMVTFDDFYTTIENKIAEKNA
- a CDS encoding beta-ketoacyl-[acyl-carrier-protein] synthase family protein, with amino-acid sequence MENRVVITGMGIYSCIGTSLEEVRESLYQGKSGIVLDQDRKAFGFRSGLTGTVPKPDLKNLLNRRQRVSMGEESEYAYLATIDALKQANLDETFLDTHEVGILYGNDSVSQAVVESIDIAREKKDTTLMGSGAIFKSMNSTVTMNLSTIFKLKGINLTISAACASGSHSLGLAYMMIKNGFQDMIICGGAQETNKYSMASFDGLGVFSAREDEPTKASRPFDADRDGLIPSGGAASLIVESLESAQRRGAHIIAEIIGYGFSSNGGHISTPNVDGPALAMDRALKQSGLKASDIDYINAHATSTPIGDANEAKAIYEIFGSEVPVSSTKSMTGHECWMAGASEVIYSILMMQNDFIAPNINLENPDNEAKKINLVFETKNQKIDVFLSNSFGFGGTNSALIVKKFD